The Methanobacterium sp. genome includes the window GCAAGTGCAAGTCTTTGGGTTTCTCCCCCTGATAATTTAAGTGCATTTCTATCATCATAGCCTTCAAGACCAATGACTTTAAGCATCTCTTTGATTTTCTCATCCATGTTTTCTGTTTTTCCCCTTACTCTTAAACCATATGCAATATTATCATAAACACTGGACTTGAATGCAAGCGGCTTTTGAAAAACCATTCCAATATGCCTTCGTATTTTTAGACGCCTGCTATTAGATTCATTTGCATCAGCACCTTCAAAATAAATCGTTCCTGAGGATGGTTTTTCCAGAAGATCAATTAATCTAAGTAAAACTGTTTTACCTGAGCCAGTTGGACCAACAAGTGCTGTGCTGGTTCCTTTTTTAAACTTTATATTTATATCTTTGAGTACATGGAGTTCTCCGTAATTTTTGTTAATATTTTCCAGTTCTACTATGTACATTATTTCCACCAGTTGAATAATTCTAATTTACCTGCTTTAATCTCTACCCTGCAAAAAGTTCAGCATTAAATTAATGATAAGTGCAATAGCCAGGAGTATAAATCCTAAAGCTATTGAAAGCTCTATATTACCTTTAGACGTTTCAAGAGATATTGTTGTGGTAAAAACTCTTGTAAAACCCCTTATATTTCCCCCGATAAGTATAGCTACTCCTACTTCAGATATGGCCCTTCCAAAACCAAGTATAACTGCACCCATTATGGCATATCTTGCTTCTTTTACGATAGTAACTATTGTTTGAGACGCACTTGCTCCTAAAGATATTGCTAATTCTTTTATATGGCTGCTAACTCCTACAAGTGCTGTGATAGTAAATCCAACAAGAATTGGCATTATTAACAATGTCTGTCCAATTATCATTCCAGTAGGAGTAAAAAGAAGGTTTAGAAATCCGAAAGGCCCCTGGTGAGATATTAGCAGAAAAAGAAAAAGTCCAACTAAAACTGTAGGGGCGCTGTAAAGAGTCTGGATAAGATTAATTATCGTACGTTTCCCATAAAAGTCATAATAATAAATCATTCCCCCAACAGGGATTGCTATTAAAGAGGCTATAAAAGTGGCTGTAAGAGATATATAAAGACTTCTTATAGTTATTTCAACCACTTCAGGGTCAAACGTCGCTATTAGGTATATTGCCTGTTCAATTGCTCCAATTA containing:
- a CDS encoding ABC transporter permease; protein product: MNEIIGAIEQAIYLIATFDPEVVEITIRSLYISLTATFIASLIAIPVGGMIYYYDFYGKRTIINLIQTLYSAPTVLVGLFLFLLISHQGPFGFLNLLFTPTGMIIGQTLLIMPILVGFTITALVGVSSHIKELAISLGASASQTIVTIVKEARYAIMGAVILGFGRAISEVGVAILIGGNIRGFTRVFTTTISLETSKGNIELSIALGFILLAIALIINLMLNFLQGRD